The Aeromicrobium sp. Sec7.5 genome window below encodes:
- a CDS encoding SRPBCC domain-containing protein: MTWFESRRTSEAVVTADRSAVWEALVDPDAIAAMTPLVERIEADGDHWSWQLQNVPGLGVSLAPAFTVRLEVDEPHRIEFVHDPPEGQRERAGVDGVYVLTEVPEGTHLKIDLGVRVDLPLPRLARPAVTTTMQGVLASMGKGFSAALLKRLGAEQLDA, encoded by the coding sequence ATGACCTGGTTCGAGTCACGCAGGACGTCCGAGGCGGTCGTCACGGCCGACCGTAGTGCGGTGTGGGAGGCGCTGGTCGACCCCGATGCCATCGCGGCGATGACCCCGCTCGTGGAGCGGATCGAGGCCGATGGCGACCATTGGTCGTGGCAGCTCCAGAACGTGCCCGGCCTGGGGGTGAGCCTGGCGCCGGCCTTCACGGTGCGGCTGGAGGTCGACGAGCCGCATCGGATCGAGTTCGTCCACGACCCGCCGGAGGGCCAGCGGGAGCGTGCCGGCGTCGACGGCGTGTACGTCCTCACGGAGGTCCCCGAGGGCACGCACCTGAAGATCGACCTCGGCGTGCGGGTCGACCTGCCGCTGCCGCGCCTGGCTCGACCGGCCGTCACGACGACGATGCAGGGCGTGCTCGCGTCGATGGGCAAGGGGTTCTCGGCGGCCCTGTTGAAACGCCTGGGGGCGGAGCAGCTCGACGCCTGA
- the rlmB gene encoding 23S rRNA (guanosine(2251)-2'-O)-methyltransferase RlmB translates to MPGNSQRRGAIKKSGKGNPTAGSGGRRRQGLEGKGPTPRAEERPNHKAYKMARATDKRQAAKPKRKGSDGGPEWVAGRNSVVELLRAKVPVAGLYIAEGIERDERLREIFRLSSEYHVPMLEITRNELDRLTTGAVHQGIAAKLNAYEYAHPDDLLDLAAERGEDPLVVVLDGVTDPRNLGAVVRSASGFGAHGVVIPERRSAQMTASAWKTSAGAAARVRVARATNLTRQIKAYQEAGVMVIGLAADGDVSLPDLELADGPLVVVIGSEGKGISRLVAENCDQLVSIPMASDLESLNAGVAAGIALYAISQHR, encoded by the coding sequence ATGCCAGGGAACAGCCAGCGCCGAGGCGCCATCAAGAAGTCCGGCAAGGGCAACCCCACCGCCGGGTCGGGTGGGCGTCGTCGTCAGGGCCTCGAGGGCAAGGGGCCGACGCCCCGGGCCGAGGAGCGCCCCAACCACAAGGCCTACAAGATGGCGCGCGCCACCGACAAGCGCCAAGCGGCCAAGCCGAAGCGCAAGGGCAGCGACGGCGGCCCCGAGTGGGTCGCGGGCCGCAACTCGGTCGTCGAGCTGCTCCGCGCCAAGGTGCCGGTGGCCGGTCTCTACATCGCCGAGGGCATCGAGCGCGACGAGCGGCTGCGCGAGATCTTCCGGCTGTCGTCGGAGTACCACGTGCCGATGCTCGAGATCACGCGCAACGAGCTCGACCGGCTCACGACCGGTGCCGTGCACCAGGGCATCGCCGCCAAGCTCAACGCCTACGAGTACGCGCACCCCGACGACCTGCTCGACCTGGCCGCGGAGCGTGGTGAGGACCCGCTGGTGGTCGTGCTCGACGGCGTCACCGATCCGCGCAACCTCGGTGCCGTGGTCCGCTCGGCCTCCGGCTTCGGCGCCCACGGCGTCGTGATCCCCGAGCGTCGCTCGGCTCAGATGACCGCGTCCGCCTGGAAGACCTCGGCCGGTGCCGCCGCCCGTGTGCGGGTGGCGCGCGCGACCAACCTCACGCGCCAGATCAAGGCGTACCAGGAGGCTGGCGTCATGGTCATCGGGCTGGCGGCCGACGGCGACGTCTCGCTGCCCGACCTCGAGCTCGCCGACGGTCCTCTGGTGGTCGTGATCGGCAGCGAGGGCAAGGGCATCTCGCGTCTGGTGGCGGAGAACTGCGACCAGCTCGTCAGCATCCCGATGGCCTCGGACCTGGAGTCCCTCAACGCCGGCGTCGCCGCCGGCATCGCGCTCTACGCGATCTCGCAGCACCGCTGA
- the cysS gene encoding cysteine--tRNA ligase yields MTLRLHDSATREISDFVPVVPGHVSIYHCGLTVQGPPHLGHIRKEVVFDVLRRWLERAGYAVTIIANVTDVDDKIIAKGAEQGRPWYAVAYENERALHAAYEVLGCTPPTYEPRATGHVPEMIEMMQTLIGRGHAYAADDGSGDVYFDVRSWPAYGELSNQKVDDMQAAEDAPPEGKRDPRDFALWKGSKAGEPETASWPTPWGRGRPGWHLECSAMAAKYLGHEFDIHGGGLDLRFPHHENELAQSSAAGQAFARRWMHNAMLNLGGAKMSKSVGNTLSVSEVVKRFPAIAVRYYLLSAHYRSVIEYSEEALGETAVAFERIAGFVTRAAELVGPGEPGSVPEDFATAMDDDLAVPAALAVLNGVVTRGNGQLSTGGSELAATLAQVRAMLDVLGVDPLSPVWAARDDASGADAALDSLIGDLLDQRATARADKDFAAADRVRDQLTAAGIEIEDTPHGPRWTVKGQ; encoded by the coding sequence GTGACCTTGCGGCTGCATGACTCTGCGACCCGGGAGATCTCCGACTTCGTGCCGGTGGTCCCCGGGCACGTGAGCATCTACCACTGCGGCCTGACGGTGCAGGGTCCGCCGCACCTGGGCCACATCCGCAAGGAGGTCGTCTTCGACGTCCTGCGGCGCTGGCTGGAGCGCGCCGGGTACGCGGTCACGATCATCGCCAACGTCACCGACGTCGACGACAAGATCATCGCGAAGGGCGCCGAGCAGGGCCGACCCTGGTACGCCGTCGCCTACGAGAATGAACGGGCGCTGCACGCGGCCTACGAGGTGCTGGGGTGCACGCCGCCCACCTACGAGCCGCGCGCCACAGGTCACGTGCCCGAGATGATCGAGATGATGCAGACGCTGATCGGGCGGGGCCACGCCTACGCGGCCGACGACGGCTCGGGCGACGTCTACTTCGACGTCCGCTCCTGGCCGGCCTACGGCGAGCTGAGCAACCAGAAGGTCGACGACATGCAGGCCGCCGAGGACGCGCCCCCGGAGGGCAAGCGTGATCCGCGGGACTTCGCGCTCTGGAAGGGCAGCAAGGCCGGCGAGCCCGAGACCGCCAGCTGGCCCACGCCCTGGGGGCGCGGCCGTCCCGGCTGGCACCTGGAGTGCTCGGCCATGGCCGCGAAGTACCTCGGCCACGAGTTCGACATCCACGGCGGCGGGCTCGACCTGCGATTCCCCCACCACGAGAACGAGCTGGCCCAGTCCTCGGCGGCGGGCCAGGCCTTCGCACGCCGGTGGATGCACAACGCGATGCTGAACCTCGGTGGCGCGAAGATGTCCAAGAGCGTCGGCAACACGCTCTCGGTCAGCGAGGTCGTCAAGCGCTTCCCCGCCATCGCGGTGCGGTACTACCTGCTCTCGGCGCACTACCGCTCGGTCATCGAGTACTCCGAGGAGGCGCTCGGCGAGACCGCCGTGGCGTTCGAGCGGATTGCCGGTTTCGTGACCCGTGCGGCCGAGCTGGTGGGCCCGGGGGAGCCGGGCAGCGTGCCCGAGGACTTCGCGACGGCGATGGACGATGACCTGGCGGTCCCGGCGGCCCTGGCCGTCCTGAACGGTGTGGTCACCCGGGGCAATGGCCAGCTCTCCACCGGCGGATCGGAGCTCGCCGCCACGCTCGCGCAGGTGCGGGCGATGCTCGACGTGCTCGGGGTCGACCCTCTCTCGCCGGTCTGGGCCGCGCGCGACGACGCCTCGGGCGCCGACGCCGCGCTCGACAGCCTGATCGGCGACCTGTTGGACCAGCGCGCGACCGCGCGTGCTGACAAGGACTTCGCGGCAGCCGACCGGGTGCGCGATCAGCTCACGGCCGCCGGGATCGAGATCGAGGACACGCCACACGGCCCTCGGTGGACGGTGAAGGGACAGTAA
- the ispF gene encoding 2-C-methyl-D-erythritol 2,4-cyclodiphosphate synthase, with amino-acid sequence MRTGIGTDVHRLVDGRPLWVAGLHWPDADRGLDGHSDGDCAAHAMVDALLSAAALGDIGSVFGVDDPRRSGASGVEFLQETATRVRAAGFEIANVAVQVIGNEPRVGTRRDEAQSALGRAIGAPVSVSGTTTDGLGLTGRGEGVAAIATALLLVS; translated from the coding sequence ATGAGAACCGGCATCGGCACCGACGTGCACCGGCTCGTGGACGGTCGGCCCCTCTGGGTCGCCGGGCTGCACTGGCCGGACGCCGACCGCGGGCTCGACGGCCACTCCGACGGCGACTGCGCGGCCCACGCCATGGTCGACGCCCTGCTGAGCGCCGCCGCACTGGGCGACATCGGCTCGGTCTTCGGGGTCGACGACCCCCGGCGCTCCGGCGCTTCGGGCGTGGAGTTCCTGCAGGAGACCGCCACGCGGGTCCGGGCCGCCGGGTTCGAGATCGCGAACGTCGCGGTGCAGGTCATCGGCAACGAGCCCCGGGTCGGCACCCGCCGGGACGAGGCCCAGTCCGCGCTCGGGCGTGCCATCGGTGCGCCGGTCAGCGTCTCCGGCACGACGACCGATGGCCTCGGGCTCACGGGCCGCGGCGAGGGCGTCGCCGCGATCGCGACGGCCCTCCTGCTGGTCTCCTGA
- a CDS encoding CarD family transcriptional regulator, whose product MTFTVGETVVYPNHGAAVIEDIETRKIKGEDRDYLVLRIIAQNDLVVRVPACNLDLVGVRDVVDAEGLEKVFSVLRAEHVEEPTNWSRRYKANLEKLHSGDVMKVSEVVRDLWRRGNDRGLSAGEKRMLAKARQILVSELALAENTNEDKAEARLDEVLAS is encoded by the coding sequence ATGACTTTTACGGTCGGCGAAACGGTTGTCTACCCGAACCACGGGGCGGCAGTGATCGAAGACATCGAGACCAGGAAGATCAAGGGAGAGGACCGCGACTACCTCGTGCTGCGCATCATCGCGCAGAACGACCTCGTCGTCCGTGTCCCCGCCTGCAACCTCGACCTCGTGGGTGTGCGTGACGTCGTCGACGCCGAGGGCCTCGAGAAGGTCTTCAGCGTGCTGCGTGCCGAGCACGTCGAGGAGCCGACCAACTGGTCGCGCCGCTACAAGGCCAACCTCGAGAAGCTGCACTCCGGAGACGTCATGAAGGTCTCCGAGGTCGTGCGCGACCTGTGGCGCCGTGGCAACGACCGCGGTCTGTCCGCGGGCGAGAAGCGCATGCTCGCCAAGGCTCGTCAGATCCTGGTGTCCGAGCTCGCGCTCGCCGAGAACACCAACGAGGACAAGGCTGAGGCCCGCCTCGACGAGGTCCTCGCCAGCTGA
- the phoU gene encoding phosphate signaling complex protein PhoU translates to MRDLYYEQLDAIVDDMVTLTGSVRRAVAAATAALLNADAPLAEQVIDGDKVIDETIEGIEERALLLLATQQPVATDLRQLVATLRMLTDLERMGDLSVHVAKVARLRMPEVAVPTSLQPTIMAMASVADQMIHAASRIVANRDLVAAEKLEDTDDEMDKLRKELFRVLLGDTWDHGVEPAIDLALLGRYYERIGDHAVSMARRVVYLVTGEVPTHE, encoded by the coding sequence ATGCGTGATCTCTACTACGAGCAGCTCGACGCGATCGTCGACGACATGGTGACCCTCACGGGTTCCGTGCGTCGCGCCGTCGCCGCTGCCACCGCCGCCCTCCTCAACGCCGACGCGCCGCTCGCCGAGCAGGTCATCGACGGCGACAAGGTCATCGACGAGACCATCGAGGGCATCGAGGAGCGTGCACTCCTGCTCCTCGCCACCCAGCAGCCGGTCGCCACCGATCTGCGCCAGCTCGTCGCGACCTTGCGCATGCTGACCGACCTCGAGCGGATGGGCGACCTGTCCGTCCACGTCGCGAAGGTCGCCCGCCTGCGCATGCCCGAGGTCGCGGTCCCGACCAGCCTGCAGCCCACGATCATGGCGATGGCCTCGGTGGCCGACCAGATGATCCATGCGGCCTCGCGCATCGTCGCGAACCGCGACCTCGTCGCCGCCGAGAAGCTCGAGGACACCGACGACGAGATGGACAAGCTCCGCAAGGAGCTGTTCCGCGTCCTGCTCGGTGACACCTGGGACCACGGTGTGGAGCCGGCGATCGACCTGGCGCTGCTGGGTCGCTACTACGAGCGCATCGGGGACCACGCGGTCTCGATGGCGCGCCGCGTCGTCTACCTGGTCACCGGTGAGGTGCCCACCCACGAGTGA
- a CDS encoding sensor histidine kinase — protein sequence MDTEVAWVLSGAAGLVLGAFITFIWRVDERRREEPEVAPAPLVPIGADAVLRVLSSSAVIVDVDDEVSQASAPAVALGIVREGHLHPAELVELVRQVRRDGQIREADVEVPIRRAAPLQVHVRIAPLTSRLVLVLAEDRTAAQRLDMIRRDFVANVSHELKTPIGAIKLLAEAVSEATDDPDAVTHFSSRMSDEADRLTRLVQQIIDLSRLQADTLSEDAVTMKVGELVAEACEHSLTEAEAKRIDLRSTVDGDLFVLGDRAQLHAAVSNLVENAVTYSPEESRVAVTAKRVDDDVKITVSDNGVGIPASELERIFERFYRVDPARARSTGGTGLGLSIVKHVAASNGGSVEVWSEPGLGSTFTLVLPAFDPEVDEEK from the coding sequence GTGGACACAGAAGTCGCCTGGGTGCTGTCCGGTGCCGCCGGGCTCGTGCTCGGTGCTTTCATCACCTTCATCTGGAGGGTCGACGAACGGCGCCGCGAGGAGCCCGAGGTCGCCCCGGCACCCCTCGTGCCGATCGGCGCCGACGCGGTCCTGCGCGTGCTGTCGTCCTCGGCGGTCATCGTCGACGTCGACGACGAGGTCAGTCAGGCGTCGGCCCCCGCCGTCGCGCTGGGCATCGTCCGCGAGGGTCACCTGCACCCTGCCGAGCTCGTCGAGCTCGTCCGCCAGGTGCGCCGGGACGGCCAGATCCGCGAGGCCGACGTCGAGGTGCCGATCCGCCGGGCGGCGCCGCTGCAGGTCCACGTCCGCATCGCACCGCTGACGTCCCGCCTGGTGCTCGTGCTCGCCGAGGACCGCACGGCCGCCCAACGACTCGACATGATCAGGCGCGACTTCGTGGCCAACGTCAGCCACGAGCTCAAGACGCCGATCGGCGCCATCAAGCTGCTGGCCGAGGCGGTCTCCGAGGCCACCGACGATCCGGACGCCGTCACCCACTTCTCGTCGCGCATGTCCGACGAGGCCGACCGGCTCACCCGCCTCGTGCAGCAGATCATCGACCTGTCGCGCCTGCAGGCCGACACGCTGAGCGAGGACGCCGTCACGATGAAGGTCGGCGAGCTCGTCGCGGAGGCCTGCGAGCACTCCCTGACCGAGGCCGAGGCCAAGCGCATCGACCTGCGATCCACCGTCGACGGTGACCTGTTCGTGCTCGGCGACCGGGCGCAGCTGCACGCCGCGGTCAGCAACCTGGTCGAGAACGCCGTGACCTACTCCCCCGAGGAGTCCCGCGTCGCCGTCACCGCCAAGCGGGTCGACGACGACGTCAAGATCACGGTGTCCGACAACGGCGTGGGCATCCCCGCCTCCGAGCTCGAGCGGATCTTCGAGCGGTTCTACCGGGTCGACCCCGCGCGTGCGCGGTCGACCGGAGGGACGGGCCTCGGCCTGTCCATCGTCAAGCACGTGGCCGCCAGCAACGGCGGCTCCGTGGAGGTCTGGAGCGAACCGGGACTCGGTTCCACGTTCACGTTGGTGCTCCCGGCGTTCGATCCCGAAGTCGATGAGGAGAAGTAA
- a CDS encoding response regulator transcription factor, with amino-acid sequence MTKVLVVEDETSYSEALSYVLRKEGFDVAVAETGPDALLEFDRNGADIVLLDLMLPGLSGTEVCRQIRQTSSVPIIMVSAKDTEVDKVVGLELGADDYVTKPYSPRELVARIRAVLRRGTVDEIDDTASIEVGRIRMDVDRHLVSVDGDEVRLPLKEFELLEFFLRNPGRVLTRGQLIDRVWGADYVGDTKTLDVHVKRLRAKIEQDPANPVTLTTVRGLGYKLDG; translated from the coding sequence GTGACCAAAGTTCTGGTGGTCGAGGACGAGACCAGCTACAGCGAGGCCCTCTCCTACGTGCTCCGCAAGGAGGGATTCGACGTCGCCGTGGCCGAGACCGGGCCCGACGCCCTGCTGGAGTTCGACCGCAACGGCGCCGACATCGTGCTGCTGGACCTGATGCTGCCCGGGCTGTCGGGCACGGAGGTGTGCCGGCAGATCCGACAGACGTCGTCGGTGCCGATCATCATGGTCAGCGCCAAGGACACCGAGGTCGACAAGGTCGTGGGCCTGGAGCTCGGCGCCGACGACTACGTGACCAAGCCCTACTCGCCGCGCGAGCTCGTGGCCCGCATCCGCGCGGTTCTTCGCCGCGGCACGGTCGACGAGATCGACGACACCGCCTCGATCGAGGTGGGTCGCATCCGCATGGACGTCGACCGCCACCTCGTGAGCGTCGACGGCGACGAGGTGCGCCTGCCGCTGAAGGAGTTCGAGCTGCTCGAGTTCTTCCTGCGCAACCCCGGCCGCGTGCTGACCCGCGGCCAGCTGATCGACCGGGTCTGGGGCGCCGACTACGTCGGCGACACCAAGACACTCGACGTCCACGTGAAGCGGCTGCGCGCCAAGATCGAGCAGGATCCGGCCAACCCGGTCACGCTGACGACGGTGCGTGGCCTGGGCTACAAGCTGGACGGGTGA
- a CDS encoding TfoX/Sxy family protein — MASDPEVVVRLREWFVERGVTDERRMSGGIAFLDEGRLTACASSRGGLMVRCDPALTHELAAAPGVAASEMRGRHVKGWLDVERSAVAEDADLDRWLSAALTYARTLPPK; from the coding sequence GTGGCCAGTGATCCGGAGGTCGTGGTGCGCCTGCGGGAGTGGTTCGTCGAACGGGGCGTGACCGACGAGCGACGGATGTCCGGCGGGATCGCATTCCTCGACGAGGGACGCCTGACGGCGTGCGCGAGCTCCCGGGGCGGGCTCATGGTGCGGTGTGACCCGGCCCTGACCCATGAGCTCGCTGCCGCCCCGGGAGTCGCCGCGTCCGAGATGCGCGGCCGACACGTGAAGGGCTGGCTCGACGTCGAGCGGTCGGCCGTGGCCGAAGACGCCGACCTCGACCGCTGGCTGTCAGCAGCCCTCACCTACGCCAGAACCCTGCCCCCGAAGTAG
- a CDS encoding phosphoglyceromutase, translating into MTYTLVLLRHGHSEWNAKNLFTGWVDVDLNEQGVEEAGRGATLLADAGIAPDVSHTSLLRRAIRTSQIVLDGIDRHWIPVKRSWRLNERHYGALQGKDKKATLAEFGEDQFMTWRRSYTTPPPPLADDSEFSQAEDPRYAALPDELLPRTECLADVLDRMLPYWYDEIVPDLLDGRTVLVTAHGNSLRALVKHLDGLGEDEVVGLNIPTGIPLVYELDADLRPIIAGGTYLDPSAAEAAIAAVANQGR; encoded by the coding sequence ATGACTTACACGCTCGTCCTGCTGCGCCACGGGCACAGCGAGTGGAACGCCAAGAACCTGTTCACCGGGTGGGTCGACGTCGACCTCAACGAGCAGGGCGTCGAGGAGGCGGGCCGCGGCGCCACGCTGCTGGCCGACGCCGGCATCGCGCCCGACGTGTCGCACACGTCGCTGCTGCGTCGCGCCATCCGCACCTCGCAGATCGTGCTCGACGGCATCGACCGCCACTGGATCCCGGTCAAGCGCTCCTGGCGCCTGAACGAGCGCCACTACGGCGCGCTCCAGGGCAAGGACAAGAAGGCCACGCTGGCGGAGTTCGGCGAGGACCAGTTCATGACCTGGCGCCGGTCGTACACGACGCCGCCGCCACCGCTGGCCGACGACTCGGAGTTCAGTCAGGCCGAGGACCCGCGTTACGCCGCTCTGCCCGACGAGCTGCTGCCGCGCACCGAGTGCCTGGCCGACGTGCTCGACCGGATGCTGCCCTACTGGTACGACGAGATCGTGCCCGACCTGCTCGACGGTCGCACCGTGCTCGTCACGGCCCACGGCAACTCGTTGCGTGCCCTCGTCAAGCACCTCGACGGGCTGGGTGAGGATGAGGTCGTGGGTCTCAACATCCCCACCGGCATCCCGCTCGTGTACGAGCTCGACGCCGACCTGCGCCCCATCATCGCCGGCGGCACCTACCTCGATCCCTCCGCGGCCGAGGCGGCCATCGCCGCCGTCGCCAACCAGGGCCGCTGA
- a CDS encoding DsbA family oxidoreductase, with protein MKATLFVDVTDPWSFIGATRFTRAAATYTILTGEPVRTTLRAHLLDPEVVSAGRPLMAALADRLGGADKAELMNIRVTGAARITGIDLNFEEAVEANSFDAWRLLTWADEAGPGVQYDLAQQLWRAHLLEGADIADHLVLATRAALVGLDLETAEALLASTEYTDAVHAQHAASLEIGALDVGFDQLPAIVVDDEWSMSGVHSQHDYVQSLERVRNERGEPWPESR; from the coding sequence ATGAAGGCCACGCTGTTCGTCGACGTCACCGATCCGTGGTCCTTCATCGGCGCCACCCGTTTCACGCGCGCTGCGGCGACGTACACGATCCTCACGGGGGAGCCGGTCCGCACCACGCTGCGGGCCCACCTGCTCGACCCCGAGGTCGTGTCGGCGGGGCGGCCGCTCATGGCGGCGCTCGCCGATCGCCTCGGCGGGGCCGACAAGGCCGAGCTCATGAACATCCGGGTCACCGGCGCGGCCCGCATCACCGGGATCGACCTGAACTTCGAGGAGGCCGTCGAGGCCAACTCCTTCGATGCCTGGCGCCTGCTCACGTGGGCCGACGAGGCCGGGCCCGGCGTGCAGTACGACCTGGCGCAGCAGCTCTGGCGCGCCCACCTGCTCGAGGGTGCCGACATCGCCGACCATCTCGTGCTGGCCACCCGGGCCGCCCTCGTGGGGCTCGACCTCGAGACCGCCGAGGCGCTGCTGGCGAGCACCGAGTACACCGACGCCGTGCACGCCCAGCACGCCGCCTCGCTCGAGATCGGCGCGCTCGACGTCGGCTTCGACCAGCTGCCGGCCATCGTCGTCGACGACGAGTGGTCGATGTCGGGCGTGCACTCCCAGCACGACTACGTGCAGTCGCTCGAGCGGGTCCGCAACGAGCGCGGAGAACCCTGGCCCGAGAGCCGCTAG
- a CDS encoding glutamine synthetase III family protein produces MSANPVRLQAITDVEAYVPPAPDFSPDEGPGEIFGSNVFSKTVMQKRLPKSIFKSLMATIEKSEKLDPLVADAVASAMKDWALEKGATHYAHVFYPLTGFTAEKHDGFFDPVGDGTALAEFAGKTLVQGEPDASSFPNGGLRNTFEARGYTGWDATSPAYILENPYGNTLCIPTVFISMTGEALDHKTPLLRAQQAMAVHAERVLRLFGHDPAAVVSYCGPEQEYFLVDRHFFVARPDLLNSGRTLFGAKPPKGQEFDDHYFGAIPARVLAFMADTERELFKLGIPAKTRHNEVAPGQFEVAPMFEAANVGADHQQLLMTTFKTIARKHGMECLFHEKPFEGVNGSGKHVNFSLGNATEGNLLLPGDTPHDNAQFLVFCAAVIRAVHQYGGLLRASVASASNDHRLGANEAPPAIISIFLGDQLAGVFEQLAKGPATSSKGRGTLQIGVDTLPELPTDPGDRNRTSPFAFTGNRFEFRAPGSLQSVAGPMTTINAIMAEALDHIATKLETAVELGAEFNTAVQELLTELITDHGSAVFNGNGYSDEWQVEAAERGLPNLRTTLDALPELISEPAVQLFERYGIFSESESHSRYEIGLEHYTQSIMVEALSTLEIGQTSVLPAGVRYQTELATNVAALTAVGVEADMDLLEEVSAMITDLRVGIGALRAAIHSGHADDALGEATHAQTALLPAMAAVRAAADGLEAAVADDLWPLPTYQEMLYIL; encoded by the coding sequence ATGAGCGCGAACCCGGTACGTCTGCAGGCCATCACCGACGTCGAGGCGTACGTGCCACCGGCCCCCGACTTCAGCCCCGACGAGGGCCCCGGTGAGATCTTCGGCAGCAACGTGTTCAGCAAGACCGTGATGCAGAAGCGTCTGCCGAAGTCGATCTTCAAGTCCCTCATGGCGACGATCGAGAAGTCGGAGAAGCTCGACCCGCTGGTCGCCGACGCGGTCGCCTCGGCGATGAAGGACTGGGCCCTGGAGAAGGGCGCCACCCACTACGCCCACGTGTTCTATCCGCTGACCGGGTTCACGGCCGAGAAGCACGACGGCTTCTTCGACCCCGTCGGTGACGGCACCGCGCTCGCCGAGTTCGCCGGCAAGACGCTGGTGCAGGGCGAGCCCGACGCCTCGAGCTTCCCCAACGGCGGCCTGCGCAACACGTTCGAGGCGCGCGGCTACACGGGCTGGGACGCCACGAGCCCGGCGTACATCCTCGAGAACCCCTATGGCAACACGCTCTGCATCCCGACGGTGTTCATCTCGATGACCGGCGAGGCGCTCGACCACAAGACGCCGCTCCTGCGGGCGCAGCAGGCGATGGCGGTCCATGCCGAGCGCGTGCTCCGGCTGTTCGGCCACGACCCGGCCGCCGTCGTCTCGTACTGCGGCCCCGAGCAGGAGTACTTCCTGGTCGACCGCCACTTCTTCGTCGCCCGCCCCGACCTGCTCAACTCGGGGCGCACGTTGTTCGGCGCCAAGCCCCCCAAGGGTCAGGAGTTCGACGACCACTACTTCGGCGCCATCCCGGCCCGCGTGCTCGCCTTCATGGCCGACACCGAGCGTGAGCTCTTCAAGCTGGGCATCCCGGCCAAGACGCGCCACAACGAGGTCGCCCCGGGCCAGTTCGAGGTCGCCCCGATGTTCGAGGCCGCCAACGTGGGCGCCGACCACCAGCAGCTGCTCATGACGACGTTCAAGACGATCGCTCGCAAGCACGGCATGGAGTGCCTGTTCCACGAGAAGCCGTTCGAGGGCGTCAACGGCTCGGGCAAGCACGTCAACTTCTCGCTCGGCAACGCGACGGAGGGCAACCTGCTGCTGCCGGGCGACACCCCGCACGACAACGCGCAGTTCCTGGTCTTCTGCGCCGCCGTCATCCGGGCCGTCCACCAGTACGGCGGACTGCTGCGCGCGTCGGTCGCCTCGGCGTCGAACGACCACCGTCTCGGCGCCAACGAGGCACCTCCGGCGATCATCTCGATCTTCCTCGGCGACCAGCTGGCCGGCGTCTTCGAGCAGCTGGCCAAGGGTCCGGCGACCTCGTCGAAGGGCCGCGGCACCCTGCAGATCGGGGTCGACACCCTGCCGGAGCTGCCGACCGACCCGGGTGACCGCAACCGCACCAGCCCGTTCGCGTTCACGGGCAACCGCTTCGAGTTCCGGGCCCCCGGCTCGCTGCAGTCGGTCGCCGGCCCGATGACGACGATCAACGCGATCATGGCCGAGGCGCTCGACCACATCGCCACGAAGCTCGAGACCGCCGTCGAGCTCGGCGCGGAGTTCAACACTGCGGTGCAGGAGCTGCTGACCGAGCTCATCACCGATCACGGTTCGGCCGTGTTCAACGGCAACGGCTACTCCGACGAGTGGCAGGTCGAGGCGGCCGAGCGGGGTCTGCCCAACCTGCGCACGACGCTGGACGCGCTTCCCGAGCTGATCTCGGAGCCGGCGGTGCAGCTGTTCGAGCGCTACGGGATCTTCAGCGAGAGCGAGTCGCACAGCCGTTACGAGATCGGGCTGGAGCACTACACGCAGAGCATCATGGTCGAGGCGCTCTCGACGCTCGAGATCGGTCAGACCTCGGTGCTGCCGGCGGGGGTCCGGTACCAGACCGAGCTCGCGACCAACGTAGCCGCACTGACGGCGGTCGGCGTCGAGGCCGACATGGATCTGCTCGAGGAGGTCTCGGCCATGATCACCGATCTCCGGGTCGGTATCGGTGCCCTGCGCGCGGCGATCCACTCGGGCCATGCCGACGACGCCCTGGGGGAGGCCACCCACGCCCAGACCGCCCTGTTGCCGGCGATGGCGGCCGTGCGTGCGGCGGCCGACGGCCTCGAGGCCGCGGTCGCCGACGACCTCTGGCCGCTGCCGACCTACCAGGAGATGCTCTACATCCTCTGA